The genomic region TTCTGCCGGTCCTGTTTTTCCTAAAAATCTTTTTTCTCCAGTAAAAAATGGATGTGAATAACTAGATATTTCCATTTTGTATAACGGATAATTACATCCATTTATTTGAATAGAATCTTTTGTTTTTACTGTTGATCTGCAGATAAAAATTTTTTCATTATTAATATCTTTAAAAACAACAGGTCTATAATTTTCAGGGTGTATTTTTTCTCTCATATTTTTTATTTTTGTTTTTTTCTTGGAAAACGGTAAATCATTCCATTAATATTCATTCCTGCCCCTAGAGACGCCATTAATATAGTGTCTCCAGGTCTTATTTCATGAGGAGGCATTTTTCCATGAATAATCAAATCCAATAAAGTAGGGACAGTAGCTACAGAAGAATTTCCAAATTTTTTTATTGTCATTGGCATTATTTTTGATTCAAAATCTCTATTTATAGATGTATAATTATACAATTTCAATAATCTTTTTAAAATTGCATAATCCATTTTTGCATTAGCTTGATGAATAAGAATTTTCTTAATATCTTTCAAATGTAGATTGGCATGATCAAGTATATTTTTTAACATATTTGGGACTTCTGTCAATGCGTATTCATAAATTCTTCTTCCATTCATTCTAATATTCAACAGAGATTTTTTATAATTTGGATTTAAAGAAGGTCCATTAGTTAAGTAATATAATTCATCGTTATTATTGCATTGAGTCTCATAATGAATAATTCCATTTTTTTCATCCTCAAAATCTTCTATAGCTGATAAAACAGCTGCTCCAGCTCCATCCGAAAAAATCATAGCATTTCTATCATGTGGATCTATAACTTTAGATAAAGTTTCTGAACTGGTAACTAATATATTCTTAGCATATTTAGCTTGTAAAAGCTGGTCTGCAAGAATCATTCCCTCTATCCATCCTGGACAACCAAAAATCATATCATATGGTCTACATTTTTTATTTTTTATTTGAAGTTTGTTCTTTACTCTAGCAGCTATAGAGGGCATAAAATCAGATTGACAAGAAATAGGATGAATATCTCCATAATTATGAGACGATATAATATAATCTATTTTCTCTTTATAAATTTTAGAATTAATCAAAGCTCTTTTTGCTGCAATTGTAGCAATATCCGAATTTAATAACCCTTCATTAATATATCTTCTTTCCTCTATTCCCGTAATTTTTTGAAACTTATTAATAATTTCTCCATTAGACTTATCAATTTTTAATCCTTTTTTATCGTAAAATTTATGTCTTAAAAAATGATCGCTTTTTATAATTTTTTTTGGCAAATAATGCCCAGTTCCTGTAATGATTGATCGAATCATTTCTTTCAATAATAAAAATTAATAATAAAGTAAAAAAAATAAAATTCTTTAAAAGAGTTAAAGAACCGTTTTTTCTTCATAATTTAAGAAGTAAATTCATACATTATGAACAAACATTCTCTAAAAGAAGAAAAAATAAAGAATATGTTTGATCATATTTCTCATAAATATGATTTTATCAATCATATACTGTCTTTTGGAATAGATTTTTTTTGGAGAAGAAGAATAATTCACTTATTAGATAAATTTAATAATAAAAAAAAAATTCAAAATATATTAGATTTAGCAACTGGAACCGGGGATTTAGCTATTTTGTTAGCAAATAGATTTGATGATGCTAATATTATAGGATTAGATCCATCTGAAAATATGCTAAAGGTTGCTCAAAAGAAAATAAAAAATAATTTTTTGGAAAAAAAAATAAAGT from Blattabacterium cuenoti harbors:
- a CDS encoding type B 50S ribosomal protein L31: MREKIHPENYRPVVFKDINNEKIFICRSTVKTKDSIQINGCNYPLYKMEISSYSHPFFTGEKRFLGKTGPAEKFRRKYEKYKKM
- a CDS encoding 3-oxoacyl-ACP synthase III family protein, with the translated sequence MIRSIITGTGHYLPKKIIKSDHFLRHKFYDKKGLKIDKSNGEIINKFQKITGIEERRYINEGLLNSDIATIAAKRALINSKIYKEKIDYIISSHNYGDIHPISCQSDFMPSIAARVKNKLQIKNKKCRPYDMIFGCPGWIEGMILADQLLQAKYAKNILVTSSETLSKVIDPHDRNAMIFSDGAGAAVLSAIEDFEDEKNGIIHYETQCNNNDELYYLTNGPSLNPNYKKSLLNIRMNGRRIYEYALTEVPNMLKNILDHANLHLKDIKKILIHQANAKMDYAILKRLLKLYNYTSINRDFESKIMPMTIKKFGNSSVATVPTLLDLIIHGKMPPHEIRPGDTILMASLGAGMNINGMIYRFPRKKQK